Proteins from a single region of Haloterrigena alkaliphila:
- a CDS encoding mandelate racemase/muconate lactonizing enzyme family protein gives MEITSVRASTYTVPADVPGGDDVEDTIVFVTVETDEGITGYGETGYLYPEATASFVNEQIAPLVTGRNPIETERVWDRLYRELNPRAQTGTWSTAVSAVDIALWDIKGKAYDEPVWRLLGGASETVPVYHTIGRAIRDEERLAEIASDLVSDGADRIKIVVGKGEWATPRIDAERVTAVRDAIGDDIGLAIDANYLYSVDEALELCNRLESASVSLSWFEEPVYGNDASLLADLRSRTRVPIAAGQNEGHRFRHRELIENGAVDISMPNACFVGGFTEATSVAGMADAFNLRLVHGGGWPFQNAHLYTGLAAGNLVEFHDIVWSVGNEIYESPPQPSGGSITLPEEPGLGITPDWDVLDKHRDGNDRS, from the coding sequence ATGGAAATCACAAGCGTACGAGCGTCGACGTACACAGTTCCCGCCGACGTTCCCGGCGGGGATGACGTGGAGGACACGATCGTGTTCGTCACCGTCGAAACGGACGAGGGAATCACCGGATACGGTGAGACCGGCTACCTCTATCCGGAGGCCACGGCGTCGTTCGTCAACGAGCAGATCGCACCGCTGGTAACCGGACGGAACCCGATCGAGACGGAGCGCGTCTGGGACCGGCTGTACCGCGAACTCAATCCGCGAGCGCAGACGGGAACCTGGAGCACGGCAGTGAGCGCCGTCGACATCGCGCTCTGGGATATCAAGGGGAAGGCGTACGACGAACCGGTCTGGCGCCTCCTGGGCGGGGCGTCCGAGACGGTTCCGGTGTACCACACGATCGGGCGAGCGATCCGGGACGAGGAGCGACTCGCCGAGATCGCGAGCGACCTCGTTTCCGACGGCGCGGATCGCATCAAGATCGTCGTCGGCAAGGGCGAGTGGGCGACGCCGAGGATCGACGCGGAGCGAGTGACCGCGGTCCGCGACGCGATCGGCGACGACATCGGGCTCGCGATCGATGCGAACTACCTGTACTCGGTCGACGAGGCGCTCGAGTTGTGTAACCGGCTCGAGTCGGCGTCGGTCTCGCTCAGCTGGTTCGAGGAGCCGGTCTACGGGAACGACGCGTCGCTGCTGGCGGACCTCCGGAGCCGAACGCGGGTTCCGATCGCTGCAGGGCAGAACGAGGGCCACCGCTTCCGACACCGGGAACTCATCGAAAACGGAGCGGTCGACATCAGCATGCCGAACGCGTGTTTCGTCGGCGGATTCACCGAGGCGACGAGCGTCGCCGGGATGGCGGACGCGTTCAATCTCCGGCTCGTTCACGGCGGTGGCTGGCCCTTCCAGAACGCGCACCTGTACACGGGTCTCGCTGCCGGCAACCTGGTCGAATTCCACGACATCGTCTGGAGCGTCGGCAACGAAATCTACGAGTCGCCGCCGCAGCCGTCGGGCGGCTCGATCACGCTCCCGGAAGAGCCGGGACTCGGGATAACGCCGGACTGGGACGTGCTGGACAAGCACAGGGACGGGAACGATCGCTCGTAA